The Mucilaginibacter yixingensis genome window below encodes:
- a CDS encoding glycoside hydrolase family 28 protein: MASSSYSRRKFAQTIGRGLLLAPVAASLTGSALAAPAQTETAHQAPPVTGKVDLNVRDYGAKGDGNTKDTIALQQALDRCYVLGGGNVTFPAGNYLTGAIQIRSNTTITLEEGAIISGSADFDDYPTMQVRWEGKWIPGHAGLIYAVDAKNIGISGPGKIAGNYALGGRPSAEKPLRHPALIELIGCSGILLENFSTDYKNMWSVHPTFCDNIHIKNLTIRSVGGNGDGIDVDSCKQVRIEGCDIATGDDCISLKSGRGMEGYTLLRTTEDVHISNCTFADSIFACIGIGSETSGGIRNVRIEKCHFKGAKTFAVYMKSQVGRGAFIENIAVDNVDAEGMEGGFLRFNLMGSGLQDQDPVPGKEGIPTVKNFSFTNIRVKDAPVLIDGVGVHPDKPLDGLVIDNITGTCKKGISLANARNAKIGKINVSGFEGPLMSVYNVHGMGLQAAAAMSEPKARPAITVEKAYKLH, from the coding sequence ATGGCATCATCATCGTACTCTCGCCGCAAATTTGCGCAAACCATTGGTCGCGGACTATTATTGGCCCCTGTTGCAGCTTCATTAACCGGTTCTGCACTGGCCGCACCAGCCCAGACCGAAACTGCTCATCAAGCGCCTCCTGTAACAGGCAAAGTTGACCTCAATGTGCGCGACTATGGCGCCAAAGGCGATGGTAACACCAAGGATACCATAGCATTACAACAGGCTCTTGATCGTTGTTACGTATTAGGCGGCGGAAATGTTACTTTCCCTGCCGGAAATTATTTAACCGGCGCGATACAAATCCGCAGTAACACGACAATAACACTGGAAGAAGGCGCCATCATTAGCGGCTCGGCAGACTTTGATGATTACCCGACCATGCAGGTACGTTGGGAAGGCAAATGGATACCCGGCCATGCCGGATTGATCTATGCGGTAGATGCCAAAAACATAGGCATCAGCGGCCCCGGCAAAATTGCGGGCAACTATGCCCTGGGCGGCAGGCCATCGGCAGAGAAACCGTTACGCCACCCGGCACTAATTGAGCTAATTGGCTGCAGCGGCATTTTGCTGGAGAATTTTAGTACCGATTATAAAAACATGTGGTCTGTACATCCTACGTTTTGCGATAATATTCACATCAAAAATCTCACCATCCGCAGCGTAGGCGGTAACGGCGATGGCATTGACGTAGATTCATGCAAACAGGTGCGCATCGAGGGCTGCGATATAGCCACGGGCGATGATTGTATCTCGCTTAAATCAGGCCGGGGCATGGAGGGTTATACACTGCTGCGCACCACCGAGGATGTGCACATCAGTAACTGTACTTTTGCCGATTCTATTTTTGCCTGCATTGGCATAGGCAGCGAAACATCGGGCGGTATCCGCAACGTGCGTATAGAAAAATGCCATTTTAAAGGCGCCAAAACTTTTGCCGTTTACATGAAGAGCCAGGTAGGGCGCGGTGCATTTATAGAAAACATTGCAGTAGATAACGTAGACGCCGAGGGCATGGAAGGCGGCTTTTTACGCTTTAACCTAATGGGCAGTGGCTTGCAGGATCAGGATCCGGTGCCGGGTAAAGAAGGCATCCCTACAGTAAAGAATTTCAGCTTTACCAATATCAGGGTAAAAGATGCTCCGGTATTGATTGACGGGGTAGGCGTTCATCCAGATAAACCATTAGATGGATTGGTGATTGACAACATTACCGGCACCTGCAAAAAAGGAATTTCATTAGCCAATGCCCGCAACGCCAAAATTGGCAAGATCAACGTATCCGGTTTTGAGGGCCCCTTAATGAGTGTATATAACGTACACGGCATGGGCTTACAAGCTGCCGCTGCCATGTCTGAGCCAAAAGCCAGACCTGCCATAACCGTTGAAAAAGCCTATAAGCTACATTGA
- a CDS encoding AraC family transcriptional regulator translates to MKSGFPVYDIYTLSGFQKDDFQISRFAPYLKVHPNLHLAHKHNFYHLVLFTDGGGHHTIDFESFPVHPGQIYFMVPGQVHSWAFEGHVDGYVINFSPEFLNTLLLKPDYLDQFRFFDGNALNDVVDIPADEQAVIISIIEQILFEGQNHRPMGGDMVRALLLQLFISIGRLQQGDQPVVAGSYNQTLLGSFQKLVEQHYIKLRLPKDYAAMLYITPNHLNALCKDVLGQSAGEVIRGRVLLEAKRLLVNLNLSISAIAYQLNFTDNSYFSKFFKKYEGITPEEFRNKILSQHTL, encoded by the coding sequence ATGAAAAGCGGCTTCCCGGTATATGATATTTACACGCTCTCGGGCTTCCAGAAGGATGACTTTCAGATCAGTCGTTTTGCGCCGTATTTAAAGGTACACCCCAACCTGCACCTGGCGCATAAGCACAATTTTTATCACCTGGTATTATTTACAGATGGCGGCGGGCATCACACCATAGATTTTGAAAGCTTCCCTGTGCACCCGGGCCAGATCTACTTTATGGTTCCCGGCCAGGTTCACAGCTGGGCTTTTGAGGGACATGTGGATGGTTACGTCATCAACTTTTCGCCCGAGTTTCTAAATACCCTTCTACTCAAACCGGATTACCTGGATCAGTTTCGCTTTTTTGACGGTAATGCGCTCAATGATGTGGTAGATATACCCGCCGATGAACAAGCGGTGATTATCAGCATCATTGAGCAAATACTTTTTGAAGGGCAAAACCACCGCCCCATGGGTGGCGATATGGTGCGCGCACTGCTACTTCAATTGTTCATCAGCATTGGCCGGTTACAGCAAGGCGATCAGCCGGTTGTTGCCGGCAGCTATAACCAAACGCTGCTGGGTAGTTTCCAGAAGCTGGTAGAGCAGCATTATATTAAACTGCGTTTGCCAAAAGATTATGCAGCCATGCTCTACATCACGCCTAATCATTTAAATGCGCTTTGCAAGGATGTGTTGGGGCAATCGGCTGGGGAAGTGATTCGCGGCAGGGTGCTGCTGGAGGCCAAACGGCTGTTGGTGAACCTGAATTTGAGTATCTCGGCCATTGCGTACCAGCTTAATTTTACCGACAACTCTTATTTCAGCAAG